The Pongo pygmaeus isolate AG05252 chromosome 11, NHGRI_mPonPyg2-v2.0_pri, whole genome shotgun sequence genome includes a region encoding these proteins:
- the PRKAG3 gene encoding 5'-AMP-activated protein kinase subunit gamma-3: protein MEPELEHALRRTPSWSSLGGSEHQEMSFLEQENSSSWPSPAVTSSSERIRGKRRAKASRWTRQKAVEEGEPPGQGEGPQSMPAAESTGLEATFPKATPLAQADPAGVGTPPIEWDCLPSDCTASAAGSSTDDVELATEFPATEAWECELEGLVEEKPAPCLSPQAPFPKLGWDDELRKPGAQIYMRFMQEHTCYDAMATSSKLVIFDTMLEIKKAFFALVANGVRAAPLWDSKKQSFVGMLTITDFILVLHRYYRSPLVQIYEIEQHKIETWREIYLQGCFKPLVSISPNDSLFEAVYTLIKNRIHRLPVLDPVSGNVLHILTHKRLLKFLHIFGSLLPRPSFLYRTIQDLGIGTFRDLAVVLETAPILTALDIFVDRRVSALPVVNECGQVVGLYSRFDVIHLAAQQTYNHLDVSVGEALRQRTLCLEGVLSCQPHESLGEVIDRIAREQVHRLVLVDETQHLLGVVSLSDILQALVLSPAGIDALGA, encoded by the exons ATGGAGCCGGAGCTGGAGCACGCACTGCGCAGG ACCCCTTCCTGGAGCAGCCTTGGGGGTTCTGAGCATCAAG AGATGAGCTTCCTAGAGCAAGAAAACAGCAGCTCATGGCCATCACCAGCTGTGACCAGCAGCTCAGAAAGAATCCGCGGGAAACGGAGGGCCAAAGCCTCGAGATGGACAAGGCAGAAGGCGGTGGAGGAAGGGGAGCCACCGGGTCAGGGGGAAG GTCCCCAGTCCATGCCAGCTGCTGAGTCCACCGGGCTGGAGGCCACATTCCCCAAGGCCACACCCTTGGCTCAAGCTGATCCTGCCGGGGTGGGCACTCCACCAATAGAGTGGGACTGCCTCCCCTCTGACTGTACAGCCTCAGCTGCAGGCTCCAGCACAGATGATGTGGAGCTGGCCACGGAGTTCCCAGCCACAGAGGCCTGGGAGTGTGAGCTAGAAGGCCTGGTGGAAGAGAAGCCTGCCCCGTGCCTGTCCCCACAGGCCCCATTTCCCAAGCTGGGCTGGGATGACGAACTGCGGAAACCCGGCGCCCAGATCTACATGCGCTTCATGCAGGAGCACACCTGCTACGATGCCATGGCAACTAGCTCCAAGCTGGTCATCTTCGACACCATGCTGGAG ATCAAGAAGGCCTTCTTTGCTCTGGTGGCCAACGGTGTGCGGGCAGCCCCTCTATGGGACAGCAAGAAGCAGAGCTTTGTGG GGATGCTGACCATCACTGACTTCATCCTGGTGCTGCATCGCTACTACAGGTCCCCCCTG GTCCAGATCTATGAGATTGAACAACATAAGATTGAGACCTGGAGGG AGATCTACCTGCAAGGCTGCTTCAAGCCTCTGGTCTCCATCTCTCCTAATGACAG CCTGTTCGAAGCTGTCTACACCCTCATCAAGAACCGGATCCATCGCCTGCCTGTTCTGGACCCGGTGTCAGGAAACGTACTCCACATCCTCACACACAAACGCCTGCTCAAGTTCCTGCACATCTTT GGTTCCCTGCTGCCCCGGCCCTCCTTCCTCTACCGCACTATCCAAGATTTGGGCATCGGCACATTCCGAGACTTGGCTGTGGTGCTGGAGACAGCACCCATCCTGACTGCACTGGACATCTTTGTGGACCGGCGTGTGTCTGCACTGCCTGTGGTCAACGAATGTG GTCAGGTCGTGGGCCTCTATTCCCGCTTCGATGTGATT CACCTGGCTGCCCAGCAAACCTACAACCACCTGGACGTGAGTGTGGGAGAAGCCCTGAGGCAGAGGACACTATGTCTGGAGGGAGTCCTTTCGTGCCAGCCCCATGAGAGCTTGGGGGAAGTGATCGACAGGATTGCTCGGGAGCAG GTACACAGGCTGGTGCTAGTGGATGAGACCCAGCATCTCTTGGGCGTGGTCTCCCTCTCCGACATCCTTCAGGCGCTGGTGCTCAGCCCTGCTGGCATTGATGCCCTCGGGGCCTGA